From the Brassica napus cultivar Da-Ae chromosome A8, Da-Ae, whole genome shotgun sequence genome, one window contains:
- the LOC106362115 gene encoding probable splicing factor 3A subunit 1, with protein sequence MLSSMQILPLEAPPTDGNLGPLPPSQLTDQEIEERELQSEQKSSNQAPESVATHTRTIGIIHPPPDIRSIVEKTAQFVSKNGLEFEKRIMASNAKNAKFNFLTSSDPYHAFYQHKLAEYRAQNEDGAQGSDADGADLQVDGGGDEGEAGEAQPDLQAQFRVPPKPLEPPEPEKYTVRLPEGITGEELEYIKLTAQFVARNGKSFLTGLQSRENNNPQFFFMKPTHSMFPLFTALVDAYFDVLKPPEDLKEKLRKSAADLTTVLERCLHRLEWDRSQEQQRKKEEDEKEQERVQMAMIDWHDFVVVESIDFADDEDEELPPPMTLEEVIRRSKVSAAMEEDDVVEPGKEVEMEMDEEEMKLVADGMRAANLEENGGYVKIDNMNEEAPMRIVKNWKRPEDRIPTERDPTKVVISPITGELIPINEMSEHMRISLIDPKFKEQKDRMFAKIRETTLAQDDEIAKNIVGLARLRPDIFGTTEEEVSNAVKAEIEKKKDEQPSQVIWDGHTGSIGRTANQALAQNANGEEQGNGVYGDPNSFPGPAALPPPRLGVPVVRPLPPPPNLALNLPRPPPSVQYPGPPRPLGVPMMQGMHPQHQLSMPGQPGHPSMMMMNRPPQMQAGMHVPPPPGSQFAHLQVPRPYGQLAPPPMGMMQPPPMHGMPPPPPPGEAPPPLPEEPEPKRQKFDESALIPEEQFLAQHPGSATIRVSVPSVDDGQVIEITVQSLSENVGSLKEKIAGETQIPANKQKLSGKAGFLKDNMSLAHYNVGAGEILTLSLRERGGRKR encoded by the exons ATGTTAAGCTCGATGCAGATACTGCCTCTCGAGGCTCCTCCCACCGACGGGAACCTCGGTCCTCTCCCTCCTTCGCAGCTAACGGATCAAGAAATCGAAGAGAGAGAGCTGCAATCAGAGCAGAAGAGCTCGAATCAAGCTCCTGAGTCTGTAGCTACTCACACGAGGACTATTGGTATCATTCACCCGCCTCCAGATATCAGAAGCATCGTCGAGAAAACGGCGCAGTTTGTATCCAAGAACGGTTTGGAGTTTGAGAAGAGGATCATGGCTAGCAATGCCAAGAATGCTAAATTCAACTTTCTGACTAGCTCAGATCCGTATCATGCGTTTTACCAGCATAAGCTCGCTGAATATCGTGCTCAGAACGAAGATGGAGCTCAGGGTAGTGATGCAGATGGTGCAGATCTTCAAGttgatggtggtggtgatgaGGGTGAAGCAGGTGAGGCGCAGCCTGACCTTCAGGCTCAGTTTAGGGTTCCTCCTAAGCCTTTAGAGCCTCCTGAGCCTGAGAAGTATACAGTTAGACTTCCTGAAGGGATTACAGGCGAGGAGCTTGAGTATATTAAGCTCACGGCTCAGTTTGTGGCACGGAATGGGAAGTCTTTCTTGACTGGGTTGCAGAGTAGAGAGAATAACAATCCTCAGTTTTTCTTTATGAAGCCAACTCATAGCATGTTCCCTTTGTTCACTGCCCTGGTTGATGCGTACTTCGATGTGTTAAAGCCTCCGGAAGACTTGAAAGAGAAGCTGAGGAAGAGTGCTGCTGATTTGACGACGGTTCTTGAGCGTTGTTTGCATCGTCTTGAATGGGATCGTTCTCAGGAGCAGCAGAGGAAGAAAGAAGAGGACGAGAAGGAGCAGGAGAGAGTGCAGATGGCTATGATTGATTGGCATGATTTTGTGGTTGTGGAGTCTATTGATTTTGCTGACGACGAGGACGAGGAGTTGCCACCGCCTATGACGCTTGAGGAGGTTATAAGGAGGAGCAAAGTATCGGCAGCGATGGAAGAAGATGACGTTGTGGAGCCTGGAAAGGAAGTTGAGATGGAAAtggatgaagaagagatgaaGCTTGTTGCGGATGGAATGAGAGCAGCGAACCTGGAAGAGAATGGTGGCTATGTGAAGATTGACAATATGAACGAAGAAGCACCTATGAGAATTGTTAAGAACTGGAAGAGGCCAGAAGATAGGATCCCGACAGAGAGAGATCCTACTAAAGTTGTTATATCTCCAATTACTGGCGAGTTGATTCCCATCAATGAGATGTCTGAGCACATGCGGATTTCGCTTATTGATcccaagttcaaggagcagaaGGACCGGATGTTTGCTAAGATTCGCGAGACCACTCTTGCACAAGATGATGAGATTGCTAAAAACATAGTCGGACTTGCTCGTCTGCGTCCTGATATTTTTGGGACAACTGAAGAAGAAGTCTCAAATGCTGTAAAAGCGGAgattgagaagaagaaagatgagcAGCCAAGTCAAGTAATATGGGATGGTCACACAGGAAGTATAGGTCGCACAGCAAACCAAGCCTTGGCTCAGAATGCTAATGGAGAAGAGCAAGGTAATGGCGTTTATGGAGATCCCAATAGCTTCCCTGGTCCGGctgctcttcctcctcctcgccTAGGTGTCCCAGTAGTCCGGCCACTGCCACCACCTCCCAATCTCGCCTTGAACCTCCCTCGCCCTCCTCCTTCTGTTCAGTACCCCGGGCCACCGAGGCCATTAGGTGTTCCAATGATGCAAGGCATGCATCCACAACACCAGCTCTCGATGCCTGGACAACCTGGACACCcgtcgatgatgatgatgaaccgaCCACCACAAATGCAGGCGGGTATGCATGTGCCGCCTCCACCGGGATCACAATTTGCTCATCTTCAAGTTCCGAGACCTTATGGTCAGCTTGCACCACCTCCTATGGGGATGATGCAACCACCACCTATGCATGGgatgcctcctcctccacccCCTGGGGAAGCACCACCGCCTCTTCCTGAGGAGCCAGAGCCGAAGAGACAAAAATTCGACGAGTCAGCTCTTATTCCCGAAGAACAATTTCTTGCTCAGCATCCG GGCTCAGCTACGATCCGTGTCTCTGTTCCAAGTGTGGATGACGGGCAGGTCATTGAGATCACAGTGCAGTCATTATCCGAAAATGTAGGAAGTTTGAAGGAGAAAATAGCTGGTGAAACACAAATTCcagcaaacaaacaaaagttaAGTGGCAAAGCTGGGTTCTTAAAGGACAACATGTCGCTTGCTCACTACAATGTCGGAGCAGGAGAAATCTTAACACTGTCTTTGAGAGAACGTGGTGGGAGAAAGAGATAA
- the LOC106431056 gene encoding probable splicing factor 3A subunit 1 yields the protein MLSSMQILPLEAPPTDGNLGPLPPSQLTDQEIEERELQSEQKSSNQAPESVATHTRTIGIIHPPPDIRSIVEKTAQFVSKNGLEFEKRIMASNAKNAKFNFLTSSDPYHAFYQHKLAEYRAQDEDGAQGSDADGADLQVDGGGDEGEAGEAQPDLQAQFRVPPKALEPPEPEKYTVRLPEGITGEELEYIKLTAQFVARNGKSFLTGLQSRENNNPQFFFMKPTHSMFPLFTALVDAYFDVLKPPEDLKEKLRKSAADLTTVLERCLHRLEWDRSQEQQRKKEEDEKEQERVQMAMIDWHDFVVVESIDFADDEDEELPPPMTLEEVIRRSKVSAAMEEDDVVEPGKEVEMEMDEEEMKLVADGMRAANLEENGGYVKIDNMNEEAPMRIVKNWKRPEDRIPTERDPTKVVISPITGELIPINEMSEHMRISLIDPKFKEQKDRMFAKIRETTLAQDDEIAKNIVGLARLRPDIFGTTEEEVSNAVKAEIEKKKDEQPSQVIWDGHTGSIGRTANQALAQNANGEEQGNGVYGDPNSFPGPAALPPPRLGVPVVRPLPPPPNLALNLPRPPPSVQYPGPPRPLGVPMMQGMHPQHQLSMPGQPGHPSMMMMNRPPQMQAGMHVPPPPGSQFAHLQVPRPYGQLAPPPMGMMQPPPMHGMPPPPPPGEAPPPLPEEPEPKRQKFDESALIPEEQFLAQHPGSATIRVSVPSVDDGQVIEITVQSLSENVGSLKEKIAGETQIPANKQKLSGKAGFLKDNMSLAHYNVGAGEILTLSLRERGGRKR from the exons ATGTTAAGCTCGATGCAGATACTGCCTCTCGAGGCTCCTCCCACCGACGGGAACCTCGGTCCTCTCCCTCCTTCGCAGCTAACGGATCAAGAAATCGAAGAGAGAGAGCTGCAATCAGAGCAGAAGAGCTCGAATCAAGCTCCTGAGTCTGTAGCTACTCACACGAGGACTATTGGTATCATCCACCCGCCTCCAGATATCAGAAGCATCGTGGAGAAAACGGCGCAGTTTGTATCCAAGAACGGGTTGGAGTTTGAGAAGAGGATCATGGCTAGCAATGCCAAGAATGCTAAATTCAACTTTCTGACCAGCTCTGATCCGTATCATGCGTTTTACCAGCATAAGCTCGCTGAGTATCGTGCTCAGGACGAAGATGGAGCTCAGGGTAGTGATGCAGATGGTGCAGATCTTCAAGttgatggtggtggtgatgaGGGTGAAGCAGGTGAGGCGCAGCCTGACCTTCAGGCTCAGTTTAGGGTTCCTCCTAAGGCTTTAGAGCCTCCTGAGCCTGAGAAGTATACAGTTAGACTTCCTGAAGGGATTACAGGCGAGGAGCTTGAGTATATTAAGCTCACGGCTCAGTTTGTGGCACGGAATGGGAAGTCTTTCTTGACTGGGTTGCAGAGTAGAGAGAATAACAATCCTCAGTTTTTCTTTATGAAGCCAACTCATAGCATGTTCCCTTTGTTCACTGCCCTGGTTGATGCGTACTTCGATGTGTTAAAGCCTCCGGAAGACTTGAAAGAGAAGCTGAGGAAGAGTGCTGCTGATTTGACGACGGTTCTTGAGCGTTGTTTGCATCGTCTTGAATGGGATCGTTCTCAGGAGCAGCAGAGGAAGAAAGAAGAGGACGAGAAGGAGCAGGAGAGAGTGCAGATGGCTATGATTGATTGGCATGATTTTGTGGTTGTGGAGTCTATTGATTTTGCTGACGACGAGGACGAGGAGTTGCCACCGCCTATGACGCTTGAGGAGGTTATAAGGAGGAGCAAAGTATCGGCAGCGATGGAAGAAGATGACGTTGTGGAGCCTGGAAAGGAAGTTGAGATGGAAAtggatgaagaagagatgaaGCTTGTTGCGGATGGAATGAGAGCAGCGAACCTGGAAGAGAATGGTGGCTATGTGAAGATTGACAATATGAACGAAGAAGCACCTATGAGAATTGTTAAGAACTGGAAGAGGCCAGAAGATAGGATCCCGACAGAGAGAGATCCTACTAAAGTTGTTATATCTCCAATTACTGGCGAGTTGATTCCCATCAATGAGATGTCTGAGCACATGCGGATTTCGCTTATTGATcccaagttcaaggagcagaaGGACCGGATGTTTGCTAAGATTCGCGAGACCACTCTTGCACAAGATGATGAGATTGCTAAAAACATAGTCGGACTTGCTCGTCTGCGTCCTGATATTTTTGGGACAACTGAAGAAGAAGTCTCAAATGCTGTAAAAGCGGAgattgagaagaagaaagatgagcAGCCAAGTCAAGTAATATGGGATGGTCACACAGGAAGTATAGGTCGCACAGCAAACCAAGCCTTGGCTCAGAATGCTAATGGAGAAGAGCAAGGTAATGGCGTTTATGGAGATCCCAATAGCTTCCCTGGTCCGGctgctcttcctcctcctcgccTAGGTGTCCCAGTAGTCCGGCCACTGCCACCACCTCCCAATCTCGCCTTGAACCTCCCTCGCCCTCCTCCTTCTGTTCAGTACCCCGGGCCACCGAGGCCATTAGGTGTTCCAATGATGCAAGGCATGCATCCACAACACCAGCTCTCGATGCCTGGACAACCTGGACACCcgtcgatgatgatgatgaaccgaCCACCACAAATGCAGGCGGGTATGCATGTGCCGCCTCCACCGGGATCACAATTTGCTCATCTTCAAGTTCCGAGACCTTATGGTCAGCTTGCACCACCTCCTATGGGGATGATGCAACCACCACCTATGCATGGgatgcctcctcctccacccCCTGGGGAAGCACCACCGCCTCTTCCTGAGGAGCCAGAGCCGAAGAGACAAAAATTCGACGAGTCAGCTCTTATTCCCGAAGAACAATTTCTTGCTCAGCATCCG GGCTCAGCTACGATCCGTGTCTCTGTTCCAAGTGTGGATGACGGGCAGGTCATTGAGATCACAGTGCAGTCATTATCCGAAAATGTAGGAAGTTTGAAGGAGAAAATAGCTGGTGAAACACAAATTCcagcaaacaaacaaaagttaAGTGGCAAAGCTGGGTTCTTAAAGGACAACATGTCGCTTGCTCACTACAATGTCGGAGCAGGAGAAATCTTAACACTGTCTTTGAGAGAACGTGGTGGGAGAAAGAGATAA
- the LOC106431058 gene encoding transmembrane 9 superfamily member 2-like: MTKLLLLLGALILSSVGYVRSDASDHRYKEGDIVPLYANKVGPFHNPSETYRYFDLPFCVPEGVKEKKEALGEVLNGDRLVSAPYKLNFREEKDSEVYCKKKLSKEEVRKFRQAVEKDYYFQMYYDDLPIWGFIGKVDKEIKSDPSEYKYFLYKHIEFEILYNNDRVIEISARMDPHSLVDLTEDKEVDAEFMYTVKWKETETPFEKRMDKYSMSSSLPHHLEIHWFSIINSCVTVLLLTGFLATILMRVLKNDFTKYAQDEEAADDLEETGWKYIHGDVFRFPTRNSLFAASLGSGTQLFTLTIFIFMLALVGVFYPYNRGALFTALVVIYALTSGIAGYTSASFYCQLEGKSWVRNLLLTGCLFCGPLLLTFCFLNTVAITYTATAALPFGTIVVIVLIWTLVTSPLLVLGGIAGKNSKAEFQAPCRTTKYPREIPPLPWYRSAVPQMAMAGFLPFSAIYIELYYIFASVWGHRIYTIYSILFIVFIILIIVTAFITVALTYFQLAAEDHQWWWRSFLCGGSTGLFIYAYCLYYYYARSDMSGFMQTSFFFGYMACICYGFFLMLGTVGFRAALFFVRHIYRSIKCE; the protein is encoded by the exons ATGACGAAGCTGCTCCTCTTACTCGGAGCTCTAATCCTCTCCAGCGTCGGCTATGTCAGATCCGACGCCTCTGACCACCGTTACAAGGAAGGAGACATCGTTCCTCTATACGCCAACAAGGTCGGCCCATTTCACAATCCAAG TGAGACGTATCGTTACTTTGATCTTCCCTTCTGTGTTCCAG AGGGTGTGAAAGAGAAGAAGGAAGCTCTTGGAGAGGTTCTGAACGGCGATCGTCTCGTCAGCGCTCCGTACAAGCTCAACTTCAGAGAAGAAAAAGACTCCGAAGTCTACTGCAAGAAGAAGCTAAGCAAAGAAGAGGTCAGAAAGTTCAGACAAGCCGTTGAGAAAGACTACTACTTCCAGATGTACTACGACGATCTCCCCATCTGGGGCTTCATTGGGAAAGTCGACAAGGAGATCAAATCCGATCCGAGCGAGTACAAGTACTTTTTGTACAAGCACATCGAGTTCGAGATTCTGTACAACAACGACCGTGTGATTGAGATCAGTGCTAGGATGGATCCTCACTCGCTTGTGGATCTTACTGAGGATAAGGAAGTTGATGCGGAGTTTATGTATACGGTGAAGTGGAAGGAGACTGAGACTCCGTTTGAGAAGAGGATGGACAAGTACTCtatgtcttcttctcttccgcATCACCTGGAGATTCACTGGTTCTCTATTATTAACTCGTGTGTCACTGTCCTGCTTTTGACTGGGTTCCTTGCAACTATCTTGATGCGAGTCCTCAAGAATGATTTCACTAA GTATGCTCAAGACGAGGAAGCTGCTGATGATCTAGAAGAAACTGGGTGGAAGTACATTCATGGTGATGTGTTTAGGTTCCCAACTCGCAACTCTTTGTTTGCTGCATCGCTTGGTAGTGGCACACAATTGTTTACCCT GACCATATTCATTTTCATGCTTGCTCTTGTTGGAGTGTTCTACCCTTACAACCGAGGAGCACTCTTCACCGCTTTGGTTGTCATTTACGCTCTAACCTCTGGAATTGCTGGATACACATCCGCCTCTTTCTACTGCCAACTTGAAGGCAAAAGCTgg GTGAGAAACTTGTTACTCACTGGATGTCTCTTCTGCGGTCCTTTACTCCTAACCTTCTGCTTCCTCAACACCGTAGCCATCACCTACACTGCAACCGCAGCACTACCCTTTGGAACCATTGTCGTGATCGTCCTTATATGGACTCTAGTCACATCGCCTCTACTCGTCTTAGGTGGCATCGCCGGTAAAAACAGCAAAGCTGAGTTCCAAGCGCCCTGCCGCACGACCAAGTACCCCCGCGAGATTCCGCCGCTCCCTTGGTACAGAAGCGCGGTTCCTCAGATGGCCATGGCTGGTTTTCTTCCTTTCAGTGCCATCTACATCGAGCTTTACTACATTTTCGCTAGTGTCTGGGGTCACCGGATCTACACCATCTACAGCATCCTGTTCATTGTcttcatcatcctcatcattGTCACTGCTTTTATAACCGTCGCCTTGACTTACTTCCAGCTCGCTGCTGAAGATCACCAATGGTGGTGGAG ATCATTCCTATGCGGTGGGTCGACCGGTTTGTTTATCTACGCCTACTGCTTATACTACTACTACGCACGATCAGACATGTCTGGATTCATGCAAACATCGTTCTTCTTCGGGTACATGGCTTGCATTTGCTACGGGTTCTTCTTAATGCTCGGGACTGTCGGCTTCCGCGCTGCACTTTTCTTCGTTCGTCACATTTACCGGTCTATCAAATGCGAGTAA